In Bacillus sp. 2205SS5-2, the sequence GTATTTGGAATATCTACATCGAACTGTCTCTTCACTAAATTAGGATAGATCGTTATATCATGATCTGAGTCTGTAGTAACAACGTATTTCTCTAATGGAGTCGCTTTCAACCCCATTTCCTGCATATACCGAGCTACGGTTTTTTGGGAGACTTGGTAGCCCCACTCAATTAAATCATCATATACTCTTGGGCTACCGTAAGTTCCTTGACTCTCATGAAAAGACTTACAAATTTTTTGTTTCAGTTCCTTTTTCTTCTTTTCTTTTTCTGTCTCTTCCTGAGTTTGTCGATCGACCCATTTATAGTAACCGCTTGTTGATGCCTCCAGTACCTTGCACATCTTCACCACAGTATGTTCATCTTTGTGGAGATGGATAAATTCATACTTTACTCCTGCTTTTTCGTGAAGATGTGCATTGCCTTTTTTAAAATTTCATTCTCCTCTTGAAGAGATTTTAATTCTTTTTCATGCTGTTTCTTCAATTTGTTTAGGTCTGAAGGAGTAATATACTCAACAGATTTGTCAACATTTTTCGCCTCTTTTAACTTTTTTACCCATCGCATAATAGTCGAGTAAGGGATCTCTAACTCATAGGCTAGTTCTGTCACTTTCCTACCTTCTTCAACAACCATCTTAGCTACATACTCTCGATATTCGTTCGAGTGATGATTACTCATGTGAACACGTCCTTTTTAATGATAATTATTGTGCAACGGATTATCATTTTTATGCGTCCACTTTTAAGACTAACTTTAATTTTCATCTGATTTTTGATTAAATTGTCTATTTCACTGTTGAATTCCATTGAAAATAGACGAAATGATGCCCGAAACGAAGATAAATCACCGTTTATTGACTGGTTCGAATAACAACAACCTTTGCGAAAACAGCCTTTCCTAATGAAAACTTCTCCATATCTAAATAAAAAGTAAGAAATCAGACGAAATAACCTTACTGCCTATTTCTTCTTTGTGCCAATAGCAAAGAATATAAAAAGAGCCTTTTTAACCTAATTGAATATCATAAGACATTTCGAATCAATCGTCCGCACTCATTACTTAAAATTTGTATTTTGTTTTAGATTAGCACTTTGATTTTTCCCGCCCATACTTTAGCGCTGTGTAAGATAGATACAATTAATTCGGTAAAACAGTGATTTTCAAAAGGATGAATAGCACTTTTTACACATTTGATCATTTTTTTGGCGGTTGTTTTTTTCACAACATGCCTGGCAAACCACCGATACCGAATCAGGTTTCAATCCCCTCTCTTGATGATAGAATTGGATAAGCGCTTCGTTCCTCAGAAATACGGTTCCTACTATTGCGATCGCAGACAATAGTTTCACACTAAAAAAGCGAACTCAGCAATTTTCCCGAGTTCGCTTTATATTAGACTGTTTTCGCCTCATCCAGATACACATGAAGGTGAAAAACAAATATATATACGGCCTGATAAAGTTCATGAATCGTCATCTCTTCATGAAATCCTTGTAAACCATTTACCGAGAAATTCACATCCCAAAGTCCGTCCTCTCCATTAAAGAGCAGAGAATGCTTTGGACTGTCTCCAAGCTGGGAGTTAAAATAGTCAAGT encodes:
- a CDS encoding transposase; its protein translation is MSNHHSNEYREYVAKMVVEEGRKVTELAYELEIPYSTIMRWVKKLKEAKNVDKSVEYITPSDLNKLKKQHEKELKSLQEENEILKKAMHIFTKKQE
- a CDS encoding IS3 family transposase, with amino-acid sequence MCKVLEASTSGYYKWVDRQTQEETEKEKKKKELKQKICKSFHESQGTYGSPRVYDDLIEWGYQVSQKTVARYMQEMGLKATPLEKYVVTTDSDHDITIYPNLVKRQFDVDIPNTVWVADITYIRTLKG